A section of the Corynebacterium auris genome encodes:
- a CDS encoding metallopeptidase family protein, which produces MLPVSDEEFEGFIDDALDEIPEPFARAMTNLVVLARPANEEVPELLGLFEGVPLPEQHANHAGYLPSAVFIYKDALEAICADADELREQVKVTVFHEVGHYFGMEEDALHELGWG; this is translated from the coding sequence ATGCTGCCCGTGAGCGACGAGGAGTTCGAGGGCTTCATCGACGACGCCCTCGACGAGATCCCCGAACCCTTCGCACGCGCCATGACCAACCTGGTCGTCCTGGCGCGCCCGGCCAACGAGGAGGTGCCCGAGCTCCTCGGCCTGTTCGAGGGGGTTCCCCTGCCCGAGCAGCACGCGAACCACGCCGGCTACCTGCCCAGCGCCGTGTTCATCTACAAGGACGCCCTCGAAGCCATCTGCGCCGACGCCGACGAGCTGCGCGAGCAGGTGAAGGTCACCGTCTTCCACGAGGTCGGCCACTACTTCGGCATGGAGGAAGACGCCCTGCACGAGCTCGGGTGGGGCTGA
- the glpK gene encoding glycerol kinase GlpK, translating into MPYIAAIDQGTTSTRVIVTTTEGTVCSQAQFEHEQIMPRQGWVEHDPLEIWRNTRRALAQALAEKDIAEADIAALGITNQRETAVVWEKETGRPVYNAIVWQDTRTNFDGNPAQHLEKTGLLRNSYPAGPKWAWILDNVEGARERAERGELLAGTIDTWLMWNLTGGARQPEEAVHLTDVTNASRTLLMDLHTLDWDDELCEEIGVPRVMLPEIRASIGKFASVRRRGPIAGAPITGVLGDQQAALFGQGCLAEGEAKITYGTGLFMLLNTGERAQVSANGMLTTVAYQREGEAPVYALEGSVAVGGSLIQWLRDQLGILRTAAESESLARQVDDSAGVVIVPAFSGLFAPRWRPDARGVITGLTRFADRRHIARAALEATCLQAIEVVRAVEQDAGTSIPELRVDGGMTDNELLMQMQADLLGAPVVRPGSIETTVMGAASAAGIGASLIDAPLTLGESTRWECTMDQPERERFMSAWEDAVARSYGLG; encoded by the coding sequence ATGCCGTACATCGCCGCCATTGACCAGGGCACGACCTCGACGCGGGTCATCGTGACCACCACCGAGGGCACCGTGTGCTCCCAGGCCCAGTTCGAGCACGAGCAGATCATGCCCAGGCAGGGCTGGGTGGAGCACGATCCGCTGGAAATCTGGCGCAACACGCGCCGGGCCCTTGCCCAGGCGCTGGCGGAGAAGGACATCGCGGAGGCCGATATTGCGGCGCTCGGCATCACCAACCAGCGCGAGACGGCGGTGGTGTGGGAGAAGGAGACGGGCCGACCGGTCTATAACGCGATCGTCTGGCAGGACACGCGCACGAACTTCGACGGCAACCCCGCCCAGCACCTGGAAAAGACGGGGCTGCTGCGCAATTCGTACCCGGCGGGGCCGAAGTGGGCGTGGATCCTCGACAACGTCGAGGGCGCGCGGGAGCGCGCCGAGCGCGGGGAGCTGCTGGCCGGCACGATTGACACCTGGCTGATGTGGAACCTCACCGGAGGGGCGCGGCAGCCGGAGGAGGCCGTGCATCTCACGGACGTGACCAACGCCAGCCGCACGCTGCTGATGGATCTTCACACGCTGGACTGGGACGACGAGCTGTGCGAGGAGATCGGCGTGCCGCGGGTGATGCTGCCGGAGATCCGGGCGTCGATAGGCAAGTTTGCGAGCGTGCGCCGGAGGGGGCCGATCGCCGGTGCCCCGATCACGGGCGTGCTGGGCGACCAGCAGGCGGCGCTGTTCGGGCAGGGGTGCCTGGCGGAGGGCGAGGCGAAGATCACCTACGGCACGGGTCTGTTCATGCTGCTCAACACGGGTGAGCGGGCGCAGGTGAGCGCGAACGGGATGCTCACCACGGTGGCCTACCAGCGCGAGGGGGAGGCGCCCGTGTACGCGCTGGAGGGCTCGGTGGCGGTGGGCGGCTCGCTGATTCAGTGGCTGCGCGACCAGCTGGGTATCCTGCGCACGGCCGCCGAGTCCGAGTCTCTGGCACGCCAGGTCGACGACAGCGCGGGGGTCGTCATCGTCCCGGCGTTTTCGGGGCTGTTCGCTCCGCGCTGGCGCCCCGACGCGCGCGGGGTGATCACAGGGCTGACGCGCTTCGCGGACCGGCGCCACATCGCCCGGGCCGCGCTCGAGGCGACGTGCCTGCAGGCGATCGAGGTGGTGCGCGCGGTGGAGCAGGACGCGGGCACGTCGATTCCGGAGCTGCGGGTCGACGGCGGGATGACCGACAACGAGCTGCTCATGCAGATGCAGGCCGACCTGCTGGGCGCCCCCGTGGTGCGGCCGGGCAGCATCGAGACGACGGTGATGGGCGCGGCCTCGGCGGCGGGGATCGGGGCATCGCTTATCGACGCCCCCTTGACCCTCGGGGAGTCCACCCGCTGGGAGTGCACGATGGATCAACCCGAGCGGGAGCGCTTCATGTCCGCGTGGGAGGACGCGGTGGCCCGCTCCTACGGGCTGGGGTAG
- a CDS encoding HAD family hydrolase produces MAPRLIISDIDGTFLNSSGRVTPRLRGAVTRAVRSGAHFGLATGRPHRWLMPVLDQLPFSPVCVCANGAVVYDPTSDTILHSFELEVETMRELVAAVDSVLRPLGLTHGYGVERVGQSALDPEDQVFLVTPTFNPAAENVGFGVVSTAELIDAPAAKLLVRCPQLCAAEMFDLLAPVIEPDAAHLTYSMNEGLIELSSPGVNKATGVSILAARYGVEAHEVISFGDMPNDCEMLAWSGMGVAMGNAAPAAREAADYTTATNDEDGVARVLERWF; encoded by the coding sequence GTGGCCCCGCGGCTGATCATCAGCGACATCGACGGCACCTTCCTCAACAGCAGCGGCCGTGTCACCCCGCGGCTGCGCGGCGCGGTCACGCGCGCCGTGCGCTCGGGCGCCCACTTCGGGCTGGCCACGGGCCGGCCCCATCGCTGGCTCATGCCGGTGCTGGACCAGCTGCCGTTTAGCCCCGTCTGCGTGTGCGCCAACGGTGCGGTGGTCTACGACCCGACCTCCGACACCATCCTGCACTCCTTCGAGTTGGAGGTCGAGACGATGCGCGAGCTCGTGGCCGCGGTCGATTCCGTGCTGCGCCCGCTGGGGCTGACGCACGGCTACGGCGTCGAGCGCGTCGGCCAGTCCGCGCTTGACCCCGAGGACCAGGTCTTCTTGGTCACCCCGACCTTCAACCCCGCCGCCGAAAACGTCGGTTTCGGCGTGGTCTCCACCGCCGAGCTTATCGACGCCCCCGCGGCCAAACTCCTCGTCCGCTGCCCGCAGCTCTGCGCCGCCGAGATGTTCGACCTTCTCGCCCCGGTGATTGAGCCCGACGCCGCGCACCTGACCTACTCCATGAACGAGGGCCTCATCGAGCTCTCCAGCCCCGGGGTGAACAAGGCGACGGGCGTGTCCATCCTGGCGGCCCGCTACGGGGTGGAGGCGCACGAGGTGATCAGCTTCGGCGACATGCCCAACGACTGCGAGATGCTGGCCTGGTCCGGGATGGGCGTGGCCATGGGCAACGCGGCGCCCGCCGCCCGCGAAGCGGCGGATTACACCACCGCCACCAACGACGAGGACGGCGTGGCGCGGGTGCTGGAGCGCTGGTTTTAG
- a CDS encoding histidine phosphatase family protein: protein MLILLRHGQTFSNVDRKLDTLVPGAELTDLGREQAREAGADILREFDVDRVVTSEALRARQTGEIGFGAAFGEIPAVPGLQEVHAGRWEMMNSLEAHEAYHSAFSGFYRRELAALIEGGDSLDSFLTRYRSGLEPWVDREKNTVVVSHGGAIRAFAANASAVDPVFAERSYLPNCSYVVLDPVGEFGSWRVEKWADYPLS from the coding sequence ATGCTCATCCTGCTGCGCCACGGCCAGACCTTTTCCAACGTCGACCGCAAGCTCGACACGCTGGTGCCGGGGGCCGAGCTCACGGACCTCGGCCGCGAGCAGGCGCGCGAGGCCGGGGCGGACATCCTCCGGGAGTTCGACGTCGACCGCGTGGTCACCTCAGAGGCGCTGCGCGCCCGGCAAACGGGGGAGATCGGCTTCGGCGCCGCCTTCGGGGAGATCCCGGCGGTGCCCGGGCTGCAGGAGGTTCACGCGGGCAGGTGGGAGATGATGAACTCCCTCGAAGCGCACGAGGCGTACCACTCGGCCTTCAGCGGGTTCTACCGCCGCGAGCTCGCCGCGCTGATCGAGGGCGGCGATTCCCTGGATAGCTTCCTCACCCGCTACCGGTCCGGCCTGGAGCCGTGGGTGGACAGGGAGAAAAACACCGTCGTGGTCAGCCACGGCGGCGCAATCCGCGCGTTCGCGGCGAACGCCTCGGCGGTGGACCCGGTTTTCGCGGAGCGGTCCTACCTGCCCAACTGCTCCTACGTGGTGCTCGACCCGGTCGGCGAGTTCGGCTCGTGGCGGGTGGAAAAGTGGGCGGACTACCCCCTGAGCTAA
- the pheA gene encoding prephenate dehydratase yields MTRISYLGPAGTFTEQAVWAFGLAGAEAVPVESPAAALDAVRSGESEYAVAAIESSVDGTVTSTSDALVEAPGVQIYAEAELDIAFAIMTRPGDTLETARRLASHPVAYRQVKGWVADHIPGVEFLPAASNGAGAKMVVDGEADVAAAPRRAAKLHGLEVHADGVADLETARTRFLLVGRPGAPTARTGNDRTGIVVQMPNEPGTLVAVLQEFASRGVDLSRIESRPTRKVRNTYDFHVDLVGHIDDEPVAEALRAVYLRASKIVYLGSWPRAHGAGTPVDQRRLDDARAWVERARKGK; encoded by the coding sequence ATGACGCGGATCAGCTACCTGGGACCGGCAGGCACGTTCACGGAGCAGGCGGTGTGGGCCTTCGGCCTCGCCGGTGCGGAGGCAGTGCCCGTGGAATCGCCGGCCGCGGCGCTGGACGCGGTGCGCTCCGGCGAGTCGGAGTACGCCGTCGCCGCCATCGAGAGCTCGGTTGACGGCACTGTGACCTCGACCTCAGACGCCCTCGTCGAGGCGCCGGGGGTGCAGATCTACGCCGAGGCGGAGCTCGACATCGCCTTCGCCATCATGACCCGCCCCGGCGACACGCTCGAAACGGCGCGGCGCCTGGCCTCGCACCCGGTGGCGTACCGGCAGGTCAAGGGGTGGGTCGCCGATCACATCCCCGGGGTGGAGTTCCTGCCGGCGGCCTCGAACGGCGCGGGGGCGAAGATGGTGGTCGACGGCGAGGCGGACGTGGCGGCCGCGCCGCGCCGGGCGGCCAAGCTGCACGGGCTCGAGGTCCACGCCGACGGGGTCGCGGATTTGGAGACGGCGCGCACCCGCTTCCTGCTCGTCGGTCGGCCCGGGGCGCCGACCGCACGGACGGGCAACGACCGCACCGGGATTGTCGTGCAGATGCCTAACGAGCCGGGCACCCTCGTCGCCGTGCTGCAGGAGTTCGCCTCGCGCGGCGTGGACCTGAGCCGCATCGAGTCGCGACCGACGCGGAAGGTGCGCAACACCTACGACTTCCACGTGGACCTCGTGGGTCACATCGACGACGAGCCGGTCGCGGAGGCGCTGCGGGCGGTGTATCTTCGGGCCTCGAAGATTGTGTACCTCGGGTCCTGGCCCCGCGCCCACGGCGCGGGCACGCCCGTTGATCAGCGCCGCCTCGACGACGCCCGCGCGTGGGTCGAGCGCGCGCGGAAGGGGAAGTAG
- the serS gene encoding serine--tRNA ligase yields the protein MIDLKFVRDNPDAVRASQRARGEDPGLVDQLIAADEVRRSAIQAADELRAEQKAFGKKIGQAAPEDRPALLEGSNELKEKVKAADAAQTEAQEQVRRLQHAIPNVVEGAPAGGEEDFVVLEHVGEVPEFDFEVKDHLDLGEALGIIDVKRGTKVGGARFYYLVGDGAWMQLGMLMLAAQKAREAGFKVMVPPVLVRPEIMQGTGFLDEHDEEIYYLERDDLYLVGTSEVALAGYHRDEIIDLSDGPLLYAGWSSCFRREAGSYGKDTKGILRVHQFDKLEMFVYCEPEQAEEMHQKLLGLEREMLDAVQVPYRIIDIAAGDLGSSAARKFDTEAWVPSQNTYRELTSTSNCTTFQGRRLATRYRDAEGKTQTVATLNGTLATTRWLVAILENNQNADGSVTVPEALRPWVGKEVLVP from the coding sequence GTGATTGATCTGAAGTTTGTGCGTGACAACCCCGACGCCGTCCGCGCCTCCCAGCGGGCGCGCGGCGAGGACCCGGGCCTCGTGGACCAGCTGATCGCAGCCGACGAGGTGCGCCGCTCCGCGATCCAGGCGGCCGACGAGCTGCGCGCGGAGCAAAAGGCCTTCGGCAAGAAGATCGGCCAGGCCGCCCCCGAGGACCGCCCCGCCCTGCTGGAGGGCTCCAACGAGCTCAAGGAAAAGGTCAAGGCCGCGGACGCGGCCCAGACGGAGGCGCAGGAGCAGGTGCGTCGCCTGCAGCACGCCATCCCGAACGTGGTCGAGGGCGCGCCGGCGGGCGGGGAGGAGGACTTCGTCGTCCTCGAGCACGTCGGCGAGGTCCCCGAGTTCGACTTCGAGGTCAAGGACCACCTCGACCTCGGCGAGGCCCTCGGCATTATCGACGTCAAGCGCGGCACCAAGGTCGGCGGCGCGCGCTTTTACTACCTCGTCGGCGACGGCGCCTGGATGCAGCTGGGCATGCTCATGCTCGCCGCCCAGAAAGCCCGCGAGGCCGGCTTCAAGGTCATGGTGCCGCCTGTGCTCGTGCGCCCCGAGATCATGCAGGGCACCGGCTTTTTGGACGAGCACGACGAGGAGATCTACTACCTCGAGCGCGATGACCTCTACCTCGTGGGCACCTCCGAGGTTGCGCTCGCCGGCTACCACCGCGACGAGATCATCGACCTCAGCGACGGGCCCCTGCTCTACGCCGGCTGGTCCTCCTGCTTCCGCCGCGAGGCCGGCTCCTACGGGAAGGACACCAAGGGCATTCTGCGCGTGCACCAGTTCGACAAGCTGGAGATGTTCGTCTACTGCGAACCGGAGCAGGCGGAGGAGATGCACCAGAAGCTGCTCGGCCTCGAGCGCGAGATGCTCGACGCTGTCCAGGTGCCCTACCGCATCATCGACATCGCCGCCGGCGACCTCGGCTCCTCTGCGGCCCGCAAGTTCGACACCGAGGCGTGGGTGCCCTCCCAGAACACCTACCGTGAGCTCACCTCCACCTCGAACTGCACGACCTTCCAGGGCCGCCGCTTGGCCACGCGCTACCGCGACGCCGAGGGCAAGACCCAGACCGTGGCTACCCTCAACGGCACGCTGGCTACGACGCGCTGGCTGGTGGCCATCTTGGAGAACAACCAGAACGCCGACGGGTCCGTCACCGTGCCCGAGGCGCTGCGCCCCTGGGTGGGCAAGGAAGTGCTGGTGCCCTGA
- a CDS encoding CPBP family intramembrane glutamic endopeptidase produces MTSDRSLRAELVIVLAVTFGTSGLRAGLRLIDGLLAPAPLNEQQVTLNDAQSSVTWLDLALQVASALTLFAWGALALFLLGRRLSWPSLSDWPRGVALAAVIGLPGLALYVAALHFGWTREVVVATDAAQLPTLLVWSAANAFGEEIVVVLWLLTRLRQLGLSPAAAIASSAALRGTYHLYQGVSAGLGNVVMGVVYAGYFHATGRIWPLILGHFLIDATAYLGYQFLDLSWLGL; encoded by the coding sequence ATGACCTCCGACCGCAGCCTTCGCGCCGAGCTCGTCATCGTCCTCGCGGTCACCTTCGGCACCTCCGGCCTGCGCGCCGGGCTGCGCCTTATCGACGGCCTGCTCGCCCCCGCCCCGCTCAACGAGCAGCAGGTCACGCTTAACGACGCCCAATCGAGCGTCACCTGGCTCGACCTGGCCCTCCAGGTCGCGAGCGCGCTCACCCTCTTCGCCTGGGGCGCCCTCGCGCTGTTTCTGCTGGGGAGGCGGCTGAGCTGGCCGTCGTTAAGCGACTGGCCCCGCGGGGTCGCCCTGGCGGCGGTGATCGGCCTGCCCGGGCTCGCGCTCTACGTTGCCGCGCTGCACTTCGGGTGGACGAGGGAGGTCGTCGTGGCCACCGACGCCGCCCAGCTGCCCACGCTGCTCGTGTGGTCGGCGGCCAACGCCTTCGGCGAGGAAATCGTCGTCGTGCTGTGGCTTCTGACCCGCCTCAGGCAGCTCGGGCTGAGTCCCGCCGCGGCCATCGCCTCCTCCGCCGCGCTGCGCGGCACCTACCACCTCTACCAGGGTGTTTCCGCGGGCCTCGGCAACGTGGTCATGGGCGTGGTCTACGCCGGGTACTTCCACGCCACCGGGCGCATCTGGCCGCTGATTCTCGGCCATTTCCTCATCGACGCCACCGCCTACCTCGGCTACCAGTTCCTCGACCTGTCCTGGCTCGGGCTGTGA
- a CDS encoding LCP family protein — protein MSHTPRSNDPRDNLGDYVVGKDGKPVVDRYGRPVRRRASAPQPAPAPRPRPRQVMPQQTLYEPRRTPEVPRRRPPAQEEVPMRVARSRRVTPRRRRRRLPGCAAAFALVVALLLGAVVLTDARLTRVDALPDQPIAHTAGTNWLLVGSDSRVGLTEEDAARLGTGGDIGSTRTDTIMLLHLPLTGQPTLVSIPRDSYVAVPGYGMDKINAAFSYGGPKLLASTVEQATGLRVDRYAEIGMGGLAGVVDAVGGVDICVAEPIDDPLANINLQPGCQRLDGPTALGYVRTRATALGDLDRVARQREFMAALTERVFSPSVLLNPIHLTRLFSAAPRVFTVNTSDHIWNLARIPLALRGGLATETVPVGGFAETEVGSVITWDDAAAEQVFSSLR, from the coding sequence ATGTCACACACCCCCCGCTCCAACGACCCCCGGGACAACCTGGGGGATTACGTCGTGGGCAAGGACGGCAAACCCGTCGTCGACCGCTACGGCCGGCCGGTGCGCCGCCGGGCCAGCGCACCCCAGCCCGCGCCGGCCCCGCGGCCGCGCCCGCGCCAGGTGATGCCGCAGCAGACGCTCTACGAGCCACGCCGCACCCCCGAGGTGCCGCGCCGCCGGCCCCCAGCCCAGGAGGAGGTGCCGATGCGCGTGGCCCGCTCCCGCCGGGTCACGCCGCGCCGCCGTCGGCGCAGGCTGCCCGGCTGCGCGGCCGCCTTCGCGCTCGTCGTCGCGCTGCTTCTCGGGGCGGTGGTGCTCACCGACGCCCGCCTGACCCGCGTGGACGCCCTGCCGGACCAGCCGATTGCACACACCGCCGGAACGAACTGGCTACTCGTCGGCTCCGACTCCCGCGTCGGCCTCACCGAGGAGGACGCCGCGCGCCTGGGCACCGGCGGCGACATCGGCAGCACCCGCACCGACACGATCATGCTGCTGCACCTGCCGCTGACGGGGCAGCCGACCCTGGTGTCCATCCCGCGCGACTCCTACGTCGCGGTCCCCGGCTACGGCATGGACAAGATCAACGCCGCCTTCTCCTACGGCGGCCCGAAGCTGCTCGCCTCCACCGTGGAGCAGGCCACTGGCCTGCGCGTTGACCGCTACGCGGAGATCGGGATGGGCGGTCTCGCCGGAGTGGTCGACGCCGTCGGCGGGGTGGATATCTGCGTCGCCGAGCCCATCGACGACCCGCTGGCCAACATCAACCTCCAGCCGGGCTGCCAGCGCCTCGACGGGCCCACCGCGCTCGGGTACGTGCGCACCCGCGCCACCGCGCTCGGCGACCTCGACCGGGTGGCGCGCCAGCGCGAGTTCATGGCGGCGCTCACCGAGCGGGTGTTCTCGCCGTCGGTGCTGCTCAACCCCATCCACCTGACCCGGCTGTTCTCGGCGGCGCCGCGGGTGTTCACCGTGAACACGAGCGACCACATCTGGAACCTCGCCCGCATCCCCCTCGCGCTGCGTGGCGGGCTGGCCACCGAGACCGTGCCCGTCGGCGGTTTCGCCGAGACGGAGGTCGGCAGCGTCATCACATGGGACGACGCCGCCGCGGAGCAGGTATTCAGCTCCCTGCGCTAG
- a CDS encoding lysophospholipid acyltransferase family protein: MPELQGLFAVDPTYAAAPDHPVESGERFYQRVVRAAKAVFRAQGTHTTLHGLDNLPLEGGALLAINHTGWFDFIFAGMGPHLRGRRLVRFMAKAEVFPMPVIGWLMRGMKHVPVDRAAGASAVDAAVECLGNGALVGIFPEGTISRSFELSDFKTGGARIAQRAGVPLIPCVIWGSQRIWTKDLPRRLGRTNTPVIVRYGAPVDTEGTPEEVTGRLKEAMGALLEASREEYARSFGPFPSGERWMPNSLGGSAPTLEEAEEMYAREKEARKNKKKKKA; this comes from the coding sequence ATGCCTGAGCTTCAAGGGTTGTTCGCCGTCGACCCCACCTACGCAGCGGCGCCCGATCACCCCGTCGAATCCGGGGAGCGCTTCTACCAGCGCGTCGTGCGGGCGGCGAAGGCCGTCTTCCGCGCGCAGGGCACGCACACCACGCTCCACGGGCTGGACAACCTCCCCCTCGAGGGCGGCGCGCTGCTGGCCATCAACCACACCGGCTGGTTCGACTTCATCTTCGCGGGCATGGGCCCGCACCTCCGGGGCCGACGCCTCGTGCGCTTCATGGCCAAGGCGGAGGTCTTCCCCATGCCGGTGATCGGCTGGCTCATGCGCGGGATGAAGCACGTGCCCGTGGACCGCGCCGCAGGCGCCAGCGCGGTGGACGCCGCCGTCGAGTGCCTCGGAAACGGCGCGCTCGTGGGCATCTTCCCCGAGGGAACCATTTCCCGCTCCTTCGAGCTCTCGGACTTCAAGACGGGCGGCGCGCGCATCGCGCAGCGCGCAGGTGTCCCACTGATCCCCTGCGTGATCTGGGGCTCCCAGCGCATCTGGACGAAGGACCTGCCGCGGCGCCTGGGCCGCACGAACACCCCGGTCATCGTGCGCTACGGCGCGCCCGTGGACACCGAGGGCACCCCGGAGGAGGTCACCGGCCGGCTCAAGGAGGCGATGGGCGCGCTACTCGAGGCCTCCCGCGAGGAATACGCCCGCTCCTTCGGGCCCTTCCCCAGCGGCGAGCGGTGGATGCCGAATTCGCTGGGCGGCTCCGCGCCCACTCTCGAGGAGGCGGAGGAGATGTACGCCCGCGAGAAGGAAGCCCGCAAGAACAAGAAGAAGAAAAAGGCGTGA
- a CDS encoding septum formation family protein gives MISATSGARATLLALLAGAVGAASYAAVSESPAETGGPSTAASSAPSSTGVQPAPPFTTADAGTCLTWEIAEDGSISEFEQTPCASEHRFEVSTREDLATFPSSEFGPEAEPPNPTRQAQLREELCGAATVRYLDGVYDPNGRYSIASILPPADSWAAGDRTMLCGLQVPDASGEPLLTTGNAAAQDQARVLPAGECAAIDASNTVTPVDCAEPHHMEITSVVSLNEVFADRTPSVEEQDEYLGDACTTAAHDYLGGEENLYQVALQPFWTTLAPASWEGGSRSVNCALVFSRDGAFATLTGSAQGGREELRIDGNPPPERPERRPLRSDSTPASSPSSPAPAEPAP, from the coding sequence ATGATTTCTGCAACGTCCGGTGCACGAGCCACCCTCCTGGCCCTCCTCGCGGGGGCCGTCGGGGCTGCCTCCTACGCGGCCGTGTCAGAGTCTCCCGCCGAGACCGGCGGGCCGAGCACGGCGGCCAGTTCCGCGCCCTCCTCCACGGGAGTGCAGCCGGCGCCGCCGTTCACCACGGCCGACGCGGGGACCTGCCTGACCTGGGAGATCGCAGAAGATGGCAGCATCTCCGAATTCGAGCAGACCCCCTGCGCCAGCGAGCACCGCTTCGAGGTGTCCACCCGCGAGGACCTGGCCACCTTCCCCTCCTCCGAGTTCGGCCCGGAGGCCGAGCCGCCGAACCCGACCCGGCAGGCGCAGCTGCGCGAGGAGCTTTGCGGGGCGGCCACGGTGCGCTACCTCGACGGCGTCTACGACCCGAACGGGCGCTACTCCATCGCCTCGATTTTGCCCCCGGCCGACTCCTGGGCCGCCGGCGACCGCACCATGCTGTGCGGCCTCCAGGTCCCCGACGCCTCCGGCGAGCCGCTGCTGACCACCGGCAACGCCGCGGCCCAGGACCAGGCCCGCGTCCTGCCCGCCGGGGAGTGCGCGGCGATCGACGCCTCCAACACCGTCACCCCGGTCGACTGCGCCGAGCCGCACCACATGGAAATCACCTCGGTGGTCAGCCTGAACGAGGTCTTCGCCGACCGCACGCCTAGCGTCGAGGAGCAGGACGAGTACCTCGGCGACGCCTGCACCACCGCCGCCCACGACTACCTCGGCGGCGAGGAGAACCTGTACCAGGTTGCCCTCCAGCCGTTCTGGACCACGCTGGCGCCCGCCAGCTGGGAGGGCGGCTCCCGCAGCGTCAACTGCGCGCTGGTCTTTTCCCGCGACGGGGCCTTCGCCACGCTCACCGGCTCCGCCCAGGGCGGGCGCGAGGAGCTGCGTATCGACGGCAACCCGCCGCCCGAGCGCCCCGAGCGGCGCCCCCTGCGCTCGGACTCCACCCCCGCGTCCTCGCCCTCGTCACCAGCGCCCGCCGAGCCCGCCCCATGA
- a CDS encoding GntR family transcriptional regulator produces MADMRISDGPVPKHAQLRLILEQMCDEELSPGDPIPGERALEETYGVSRITVRRAIGDLVAAGKLRRVRGKGTFVAPNTLVSHLHLASFSDEMQAQQVAASSTILLSERAAAPAQVSAYFGSEAGAVHIHLRRLRLGDGEPYAIDDAWYNGGLVPDLLDRDVNNSVYTLLDKEYGLPVTEADQTVTAVNASASDAPLLDVTPGAALLHIVRYARSGEREVELCSSLYRTDRYRLNARVGRP; encoded by the coding sequence ATGGCTGACATGCGGATCTCCGACGGACCTGTGCCCAAGCACGCGCAGCTGCGCCTCATCCTCGAGCAGATGTGCGACGAAGAGCTCAGCCCCGGCGACCCGATCCCTGGCGAGCGCGCACTGGAGGAGACCTACGGCGTCAGCCGGATCACCGTGCGCCGCGCCATCGGGGACCTCGTCGCCGCCGGCAAGCTGCGCCGCGTGCGCGGCAAGGGCACTTTCGTCGCGCCGAACACCCTGGTCAGCCACCTGCACCTGGCCAGCTTCTCCGACGAGATGCAGGCGCAGCAGGTTGCGGCCTCCTCCACGATCCTGCTCTCCGAGCGCGCCGCCGCCCCGGCGCAGGTCTCCGCCTACTTCGGCTCCGAGGCGGGCGCGGTGCACATCCACCTGCGGCGCCTGCGCCTCGGCGACGGCGAGCCCTACGCCATCGACGACGCCTGGTACAACGGCGGCCTCGTCCCGGACCTGCTCGACCGCGACGTCAACAACTCCGTGTACACGCTGCTGGACAAGGAGTACGGCCTCCCCGTGACCGAGGCCGACCAGACCGTCACCGCCGTCAACGCCAGCGCGTCCGACGCGCCGCTTCTCGACGTCACGCCCGGCGCCGCCCTCCTGCACATCGTGCGCTACGCCCGCAGCGGCGAGCGCGAGGTGGAGCTGTGCTCCTCGCTCTACCGCACCGACCGCTACCGCCTGAACGCCAGGGTGGGCAGACCGTGA